The Gloeocapsopsis sp. IPPAS B-1203 genome contains a region encoding:
- a CDS encoding DUF456 family protein — MLILYWVLIALMIVGVIGAVVPGIPGTSLILMAIIIWGVVQGSLSSIIVPLVVAIAVLLASIGIEFLASYWGAKRAGASKWGQIGAIIGLILGFLGLLPTLPFGGPLLGILLGPLLGAIIGEYFYQRSWRLAVKAGVGIVVGSLVGNLIQGALAIVTLSVFILTTWSQIAGVY, encoded by the coding sequence ATGTTAATTCTGTATTGGGTATTAATTGCTCTGATGATTGTTGGCGTAATTGGGGCTGTGGTTCCAGGAATTCCTGGAACCAGTTTAATTTTAATGGCAATTATTATTTGGGGAGTTGTACAAGGCTCTTTAAGTAGCATTATTGTACCACTCGTCGTGGCGATCGCTGTCCTACTTGCAAGTATTGGAATTGAGTTTTTAGCAAGTTATTGGGGGGCAAAACGCGCAGGTGCAAGCAAGTGGGGGCAAATAGGTGCAATTATTGGTTTAATCTTAGGTTTTTTAGGCTTATTACCAACTTTACCTTTCGGCGGACCTCTACTTGGTATTTTACTCGGACCTTTACTTGGTGCAATTATTGGCGAATATTTTTATCAACGTAGTTGGCGATTAGCTGTTAAAGCTGGAGTAGGAATTGTTGTCGGTTCTTTAGTAGGAAATTTAATTCAGGGAGCGTTAGCAATTGTTACTTTAAGTGTTTTTATATTGACAACTTGGTCGCAAATTGCTGGAGTTTATTAA
- the radA gene encoding DNA repair protein RadA produces MPKPRTYYVCNECGAESPQWFGKCPACGTYNSLEEQIESTTSAIPSRAGLQISRSHHKSAAKPAKPRASLTFAQISDRHVTRWISGYGELDRVLGGGIVPGSLVLIGGDPGIGKSTLLLQVSNQLAQKYRILYVCGEESGQQVKLRASRLGVSNLVNEPNNKEANSNLSQHNATATEIAVGADLYVLPETDLEEILREIDSLKPNVAVIDSIQTVYFPTLTSAPGSVAQVRECTAALMQVAKRDDVTMLIVGHVTKEGAIAGPKVLEHLVDTVLYFEGDRFASHRLLRTVKNRFGATHEIGIFEMIDSGLREVANPSELFLGNRDEPAPGTAIVVACEGTRPIVVELQALVSPTSYASPRRSTTGVDYNRLLQILAVLEKRVGIPLSKLDTYVASAGGLNVEEPAVDLGVAIAVVASFRDRVVDPGTVLIGEVGLGGQLRAVSQMELRLKEAAKLGFKRAIVPKGQNLPDVNLEIVPVAKVLDAIIAAIPPQHLQDSLLLDDDEQ; encoded by the coding sequence ATGCCGAAGCCTCGAACTTATTACGTTTGCAATGAATGTGGTGCAGAGTCTCCTCAGTGGTTTGGTAAATGTCCTGCCTGTGGAACCTATAATTCTTTAGAAGAACAAATTGAGTCAACAACATCAGCAATACCTAGTCGTGCCGGTTTACAAATTAGCCGAAGTCATCACAAATCTGCAGCAAAACCTGCCAAGCCAAGGGCATCACTTACTTTTGCTCAAATTAGCGATCGCCACGTGACACGCTGGATTTCTGGCTATGGTGAACTTGATAGAGTGCTAGGTGGAGGCATTGTTCCTGGTTCTTTAGTTTTGATTGGGGGAGACCCTGGAATTGGTAAATCAACTTTGCTTTTACAAGTTTCAAATCAACTCGCACAAAAGTATCGCATACTTTATGTTTGTGGAGAAGAATCAGGACAACAAGTAAAACTTAGAGCTTCACGTTTAGGAGTATCAAATCTAGTTAATGAGCCAAATAACAAAGAAGCAAATAGCAATTTATCACAACACAATGCCACTGCCACTGAAATAGCGGTTGGTGCAGATTTGTATGTATTACCTGAAACTGATCTTGAAGAAATTTTAAGAGAAATTGACTCGCTTAAACCGAATGTTGCCGTAATAGATAGTATTCAAACAGTTTATTTTCCTACACTGACTTCGGCTCCTGGTTCTGTTGCACAAGTCCGCGAGTGCACTGCGGCTTTAATGCAAGTTGCCAAACGTGACGATGTAACAATGTTGATTGTTGGTCATGTTACCAAAGAAGGAGCAATCGCTGGACCTAAAGTTTTAGAACACTTGGTTGATACTGTTTTATATTTTGAAGGCGATCGCTTTGCTTCACATCGGCTGTTGAGAACTGTCAAAAATCGGTTCGGTGCAACGCATGAAATTGGCATCTTTGAAATGATTGATAGCGGATTGCGCGAAGTTGCAAATCCTTCTGAATTATTTTTAGGTAATCGCGATGAACCTGCACCTGGAACTGCAATTGTTGTTGCTTGTGAAGGTACGCGCCCAATTGTTGTCGAGTTACAAGCTTTAGTCAGTCCTACAAGTTATGCTTCTCCTCGTCGTTCAACAACCGGTGTAGATTACAACCGTTTGTTACAAATCTTAGCAGTATTAGAAAAACGAGTCGGCATTCCGCTGTCTAAGTTAGACACTTATGTTGCTTCTGCAGGTGGTTTGAACGTTGAAGAACCTGCCGTCGATCTAGGAGTCGCAATTGCTGTTGTCGCATCTTTTCGCGATCGCGTTGTCGATCCTGGAACAGTTTTAATTGGAGAAGTTGGTTTAGGTGGACAATTACGGGCTGTTTCTCAAATGGAACTCCGCTTAAAAGAAGCTGCTAAGCTTGGTTTCAAACGTGCCATTGTTCCTAAAGGACAAAATCTTCCAGACGTTAATTTAGAAATTGTTCCTGTCGCTAAAGTTCTCGACGCCATAATTGCGGCTATTCCTCCACAACACTTACAAGACTCTCTGCTACTTGATGATGATGAGCAGTAA
- a CDS encoding glycosyltransferase family 1 protein, whose product MRIALFTETFLPKVDGIVTRLSHTIDHLQRNGNQVMVFAPDGGIAEYKGAKVHGISGFPLPLYPELKLALPRPAIGQALEHFQPDLVHVVNPAVLGLAGLFYAKTLKIPLVASYHTHLPQYLQHYGLGMLEGFLWELLKTGHNQAEINLCTSTAMMQELAAHGIERVALWQKGVDTELFHPDLASREMRSHLSQGHPESPLLLYVGRLSAEKEIERIKAILLAIPEARLALVGDGPHRCALEKYFAQTPTHFVGYLTGKDLAAAFASADAFVFPSRTETLGLVLLEAMAAGCPVVAANSGGIPDIVTSDVNGYLFDLDDDNQGAIAATKRLLEQQQQREIIRQNARTEAEHWSWGAATRQLQDYYTKVSSRNLASLIC is encoded by the coding sequence ATGCGAATCGCCCTATTTACAGAAACCTTTTTGCCTAAGGTTGATGGCATTGTCACGCGCTTAAGCCATACCATTGATCATCTCCAGCGTAATGGCAATCAAGTCATGGTGTTTGCACCTGATGGTGGAATTGCGGAATATAAGGGAGCTAAAGTACACGGTATTTCAGGCTTTCCCTTGCCACTGTATCCAGAGTTAAAACTGGCGCTACCTCGACCTGCAATTGGTCAGGCGTTGGAACACTTTCAACCGGATCTAGTTCATGTTGTTAATCCAGCAGTTTTAGGTTTAGCTGGGTTATTTTACGCCAAAACCCTCAAAATTCCCTTGGTTGCTTCTTACCATACGCATTTGCCACAATATTTACAGCATTATGGTTTAGGAATGCTCGAAGGCTTTTTATGGGAATTACTCAAAACAGGTCATAACCAAGCGGAAATTAATTTATGTACTTCGACCGCTATGATGCAAGAATTAGCTGCACATGGTATCGAGCGAGTAGCGTTGTGGCAAAAAGGTGTAGATACAGAATTATTTCATCCTGACTTGGCAAGCAGAGAAATGCGATCGCATCTCAGTCAAGGTCATCCAGAAAGTCCTTTGTTACTTTATGTTGGGCGATTATCAGCAGAGAAAGAAATTGAACGCATTAAAGCAATCTTACTGGCGATTCCAGAAGCTCGTTTAGCATTAGTAGGAGATGGACCACATCGTTGCGCTTTAGAAAAGTACTTTGCCCAAACACCTACTCATTTTGTAGGTTATTTAACTGGAAAAGATTTGGCTGCAGCGTTTGCTTCTGCGGATGCCTTCGTTTTTCCTTCTCGGACAGAAACATTGGGATTAGTATTACTGGAGGCAATGGCTGCAGGATGCCCTGTTGTAGCAGCTAATTCAGGGGGTATTCCAGATATTGTCACTTCAGATGTCAACGGTTATTTATTTGATCTTGATGACGATAATCAAGGAGCGATCGCTGCCACCAAGCGCTTACTGGAACAACAACAGCAAAGAGAAATAATTCGTCAGAATGCCCGTACCGAAGCAGAACACTGGAGCTGGGGAGCAGCTACGCGCCAATTACAAGATTATTATACCAAAGTATCGTCGCGGAACTTAGCTAGCTTGATTTGCTAA
- a CDS encoding DUF1257 domain-containing protein: MSHFSTLRTKITDVEILKASLRDLGITTKTEADVRGYNGQRVRADLVAVLEGEYDLGWSRNSDGSFDLIADLWGVAKKHNQTELINSINQKYAVNKTLAEVKQRGLQNANVKLVLQ; the protein is encoded by the coding sequence ATGTCTCACTTTAGCACCCTGCGCACCAAAATTACCGATGTAGAAATCCTCAAAGCTTCCCTGCGCGATCTAGGTATCACCACCAAAACAGAAGCAGATGTACGTGGCTACAATGGTCAGCGCGTCCGTGCTGACTTAGTTGCAGTATTAGAAGGTGAGTATGACCTCGGTTGGTCTCGCAATAGCGATGGTTCTTTCGACTTAATTGCTGACCTTTGGGGCGTTGCTAAAAAGCACAATCAAACTGAGTTAATCAACTCGATTAATCAAAAGTATGCTGTCAACAAGACCTTAGCTGAAGTTAAACAACGCGGCTTACAAAATGCCAATGTTAAGTTGGTACTGCAATAA
- a CDS encoding AAA family ATPase: MKEELNVLIQAQYPLIYLVTSEEERAEQAISTIAQMRPQRRIFVWTVTHGIVEYGQPRNITQHNTVSPEAAVEWVIRQREASIFIFKDLHPFVDSPATTRWLRDAIASFKGTQKTIILISPLQQIPIELEKEVVVLDFALPDMTELNDVLSRQLEQSRNRRLSTEAREKLLKAALGLTRDEAEKVYRKAQVYTKGQLTENEVDIVLSEKKQLIRRNGILEFIEEDETLEAVGGLEELKRWLKQRSNAFTERAREYGLPQPKGMLILGVPGCGKSLIAKTTSRLWGLPLLRLDMGRVYDGSMVGRSEANLRNALRTAESISPAILFIDELDKAFAGGTGSADSDGGTSSRIFGSFLTWMQEKTSPVFVMATANRVERLPGEFLRKGRFDEIFFVDLPNAEERKEIFQIHLVKRKRDISRFDLEQLAKVADGFSGAEIEQALIAAMYEAFAQDREFTQLDIIAAIKATLPLSRTMTEQVTALRDWARQRARPAAASVAEYQRMEF, encoded by the coding sequence ATGAAAGAAGAGCTAAACGTCTTAATACAAGCTCAATACCCTCTAATCTACCTTGTAACCTCCGAGGAAGAACGGGCTGAGCAGGCAATATCGACAATCGCCCAAATGCGACCACAACGGCGAATATTTGTATGGACAGTTACCCACGGTATTGTTGAGTATGGTCAACCCAGGAACATAACACAGCATAATACTGTATCACCTGAAGCAGCTGTTGAGTGGGTAATTCGTCAAAGAGAAGCAAGTATATTTATTTTCAAAGATTTACATCCCTTTGTTGACTCACCAGCAACAACACGATGGTTAAGAGATGCGATCGCGAGTTTCAAAGGCACGCAGAAAACCATTATTTTAATATCGCCGTTACAACAAATTCCTATTGAGTTAGAAAAGGAAGTCGTCGTTCTTGATTTCGCACTTCCGGATATGACAGAACTCAATGATGTTTTGTCACGACAACTAGAACAAAGCCGCAATCGCAGGCTCAGCACCGAAGCTAGAGAAAAGTTACTGAAAGCAGCGCTAGGTCTAACTAGAGATGAAGCAGAAAAAGTTTACCGCAAAGCGCAGGTTTATACTAAAGGTCAGCTAACTGAGAACGAAGTAGATATCGTTCTATCGGAGAAAAAGCAGTTGATCCGCCGTAATGGCATTCTAGAGTTTATTGAAGAAGACGAAACTCTAGAAGCGGTGGGAGGCTTAGAAGAACTTAAAAGATGGTTAAAACAACGCTCTAATGCTTTTACAGAAAGAGCGAGAGAATATGGATTGCCTCAGCCTAAAGGGATGCTGATTCTAGGAGTACCTGGCTGCGGTAAGTCGTTAATTGCTAAAACGACATCTCGGCTTTGGGGCTTACCTTTACTCCGCCTTGATATGGGTAGAGTGTACGATGGCTCTATGGTAGGAAGATCTGAAGCGAACTTACGTAATGCGTTAAGAACAGCCGAATCAATTTCACCAGCTATTCTCTTCATAGACGAACTCGACAAAGCCTTTGCTGGTGGTACCGGTTCTGCTGACTCTGACGGCGGTACATCTAGCCGAATCTTTGGTTCTTTCCTCACCTGGATGCAAGAGAAAACCTCTCCTGTATTTGTAATGGCAACTGCCAATCGAGTAGAACGTCTACCAGGAGAATTCTTAAGGAAAGGTCGTTTTGATGAAATTTTCTTTGTCGATCTCCCCAATGCCGAGGAGCGTAAAGAGATCTTCCAAATTCACCTTGTTAAGCGTAAACGAGATATTTCGCGATTTGATCTTGAGCAACTTGCAAAGGTTGCTGATGGATTTTCTGGTGCAGAAATCGAGCAAGCGTTGATTGCTGCGATGTACGAAGCCTTCGCTCAAGATCGCGAGTTTACGCAACTTGACATTATTGCTGCGATTAAAGCTACGCTGCCACTATCACGTACCATGACTGAGCAGGTAACAGCCCTAAGAGATTGGGCAAGGCAGCGCGCACGACCCGCAGCAGCCTCCGTCGCTGAATACCAGCGTATGGAGTTTTAA
- a CDS encoding low temperature-induced protein, with amino-acid sequence MRSIRFKFSALRPVRVLMAICACVFLVFSSAAPALSDTPQPKAAPSAPQQGEANLTSIEKEAQKAAMDDPYSRKDTQVKANEGLNEIQGAADADKMSRPENAQATSVEEKSKSFLEALTGKK; translated from the coding sequence ATGCGCTCTATTCGTTTTAAATTCTCTGCTTTACGTCCAGTTCGTGTTTTGATGGCTATCTGTGCTTGCGTTTTTTTAGTATTCTCAAGCGCTGCACCTGCTTTAAGTGACACTCCACAGCCAAAGGCTGCTCCTAGCGCACCTCAACAAGGTGAGGCAAATCTTACATCAATTGAAAAAGAAGCCCAAAAAGCAGCAATGGACGATCCCTATTCTCGAAAAGACACTCAAGTTAAAGCCAATGAAGGTCTCAATGAAATTCAAGGTGCTGCTGATGCCGATAAAATGAGTCGTCCGGAAAATGCTCAGGCAACATCAGTTGAAGAAAAGTCAAAGAGTTTCCTAGAAGCTTTGACAGGGAAAAAATAG
- a CDS encoding cofactor assembly of complex C subunit B has translation MVKPDQHRFFRLLPIIVGGLGGILLLINRLLTPELNGSQARADALGIILSAGLILTGLLWQQITPRSPDIVTLIGQEGFEIAQLPEAVATELAWASHLLLTNTATRSLIVFYQGKVLLRRGILGKKSEVKPGAILQRVLDKHKPVYLVDLKIYPGKIEFDYLPENTQGVIVQPIGQEGALVLAANAPRSYTKQDESWIAGIADKLSVTLKNNTNHTAAVSG, from the coding sequence ATGGTTAAACCAGATCAACATCGATTTTTCCGGCTGCTACCAATTATTGTTGGTGGATTGGGAGGAATATTATTGCTAATCAACCGTTTACTGACGCCGGAGTTGAACGGTTCACAAGCACGCGCAGATGCGTTAGGGATAATTTTAAGTGCTGGGTTAATTCTAACTGGTTTACTGTGGCAGCAAATTACACCGCGATCGCCTGATATCGTCACTTTAATCGGTCAAGAAGGGTTTGAAATAGCACAATTGCCAGAAGCAGTCGCAACAGAATTAGCTTGGGCATCGCACTTGCTATTAACAAATACAGCAACGCGATCGCTCATCGTCTTCTATCAAGGTAAAGTGTTATTACGGCGCGGAATTCTAGGCAAAAAATCAGAAGTCAAACCAGGAGCGATTTTACAACGAGTGCTAGACAAGCACAAACCTGTATACTTGGTTGATTTAAAGATATATCCAGGAAAAATTGAGTTTGACTATTTGCCAGAGAACACTCAAGGTGTCATTGTACAACCAATAGGTCAAGAGGGAGCTTTAGTTCTAGCGGCTAATGCGCCTCGTAGTTATACTAAGCAAGACGAAAGTTGGATTGCTGGAATTGCAGATAAGTTGAGTGTCACTCTAAAAAACAATACAAACCACACCGCTGCTGTCTCTGGATGA
- the rpaB gene encoding response regulator transcription factor RpaB, translating into MESHKEKILVVDDEASIRRILETRLSMIGYDVVTAADGEEALDTFRKAQPDLVVLDVMMPKLDGYGVCQELRKESDVPIIMLTALGDVADRITGLELGADDYVVKPFSPKELEARIRSVLRRVDKTGVTGIPSSGVIHVSQLRIDTNKRQVYKGDERIRLTGMEFSLLELLVSRSGEAFSRSEILQEVWGYTPERHVDTRVVDVHISRLRAKLEDDPSNPELILTARGTGYLFQRIIEPGEE; encoded by the coding sequence TTGGAAAGTCATAAAGAAAAAATTTTGGTAGTGGATGACGAAGCAAGCATACGTCGTATTTTGGAAACTCGACTGTCCATGATTGGGTATGACGTTGTTACAGCAGCTGACGGGGAAGAAGCATTAGATACATTTCGCAAAGCTCAACCCGACTTAGTTGTTCTTGATGTCATGATGCCCAAGTTAGATGGCTATGGAGTTTGCCAAGAGCTGCGTAAGGAATCAGATGTCCCAATTATTATGCTAACAGCCCTAGGAGATGTCGCAGATCGCATCACTGGGCTAGAGTTAGGTGCAGATGATTATGTTGTCAAACCGTTTTCTCCTAAAGAACTCGAAGCAAGAATTCGTTCTGTATTGCGGCGAGTAGATAAAACAGGTGTGACAGGAATCCCAAGTTCCGGTGTGATTCATGTTAGTCAATTACGTATTGATACAAACAAGCGCCAAGTTTACAAAGGAGACGAACGAATTCGGTTAACAGGAATGGAATTTAGCCTACTTGAGCTACTTGTAAGCCGTTCGGGAGAAGCTTTTTCTCGGTCAGAAATTTTACAAGAGGTTTGGGGTTACACTCCAGAAAGACACGTAGATACTCGCGTAGTAGACGTTCATATTTCCCGCTTGCGAGCTAAATTAGAAGACGATCCAAGCAATCCTGAACTGATTCTCACTGCTAGGGGGACAGGTTATCTTTTTCAACGCATCATTGAACCAGGAGAGGAGTAA
- a CDS encoding UDP-sulfoquinovose synthase produces the protein MKVLVIGGDGYCGWATALYLSNRGYEVGILDSLVRRYWDLELGVETLTPIAPIKQRLQRWHDLTGKSIDLFVGDINNYDFLNQALHQFEPDAIVHFGEQRSAPFSMIDREHAVLTQVNNVVGTLNLLYAMREFPDCHLVKLGTMGEYGTPNIDIEEGYITIEHNGRKDTLPYPKQPGSMYHLSKVHDSHNIHFACRIWGLRATDLNQGVVYGVLTEETGMDELLINRLDYDGIFGTALNRFCIQAAIGHPLTVYGQGGQTRGFLDIRDTVRCVEIAIANPAAAGEFRVFNQFTEQFSVGDLALMVKKAGQSLGLSVDINNIDNPRIEKEEHYFNAKNTNLLNLGLQPHYLSEALLDSLLNFAVKYQHRVDRNQILPKVSWRR, from the coding sequence ATGAAAGTCCTGGTTATTGGTGGTGATGGCTATTGCGGTTGGGCAACCGCACTATACCTTTCTAATCGAGGGTACGAAGTTGGCATTTTGGATAGTCTGGTACGGCGGTACTGGGATCTGGAACTAGGTGTGGAAACCCTGACTCCAATTGCGCCGATAAAACAAAGGCTACAGCGATGGCATGATTTGACGGGAAAATCCATCGACTTGTTTGTTGGCGATATTAACAATTACGATTTTCTCAATCAGGCGTTGCATCAGTTTGAACCAGACGCAATTGTCCATTTTGGCGAACAGCGTTCTGCTCCATTTTCTATGATTGACCGCGAACATGCTGTTTTGACACAAGTCAACAATGTCGTCGGTACGCTGAATTTGTTGTACGCTATGCGGGAGTTTCCTGACTGCCATTTGGTGAAATTGGGAACAATGGGCGAATATGGTACGCCAAACATTGATATTGAAGAAGGCTATATCACAATTGAACACAACGGACGTAAAGACACACTACCTTATCCAAAACAACCAGGTAGTATGTACCATCTCAGTAAAGTTCACGATAGCCACAATATTCATTTTGCTTGTCGAATTTGGGGATTAAGAGCAACTGACTTAAACCAAGGTGTGGTTTATGGCGTGTTGACCGAAGAAACAGGTATGGACGAGTTGCTGATTAACCGCTTAGACTACGATGGTATTTTTGGTACAGCACTCAATCGTTTTTGCATTCAAGCAGCAATTGGTCATCCGCTGACAGTTTACGGTCAAGGAGGTCAAACTCGTGGTTTCTTGGACATCCGAGATACTGTACGTTGTGTAGAAATTGCGATCGCTAATCCAGCAGCAGCGGGAGAATTCCGCGTGTTTAACCAATTTACTGAACAGTTCAGTGTTGGGGACTTAGCATTGATGGTGAAAAAAGCTGGACAATCACTAGGATTGAGTGTTGACATCAATAACATAGACAATCCCAGAATTGAAAAAGAAGAACATTACTTTAATGCTAAAAACACAAATTTACTCAACCTAGGATTGCAGCCGCATTACCTTTCAGAAGCACTGCTGGACTCGTTACTTAACTTTGCAGTCAAGTATCAGCATCGTGTTGACCGCAACCAAATTCTGCCTAAAGTTTCTTGGCGGCGATAG
- a CDS encoding S8 family serine peptidase, whose translation MSYNLKLLESFSSNIPNSSLTSEPNLSVISPSTTSELAEPLIRANNRSSRSVTYSPTDLTNPIEASAFHNNDLLTQMSVSQEVQEIPHSTFDNYLYATSYPPDGSSNPLSTTSINPIFTNFSVFDASGDNTATSVFESGALRLSYNLANAVSLSNVRLEVLRSDRVVSTLGSWNQANLSNELINLASFSNFTGGIYQLRAIVRTSNGQEFSSASQAMKVLSWNRTNGTFAGETINYTAELGTGAVIIGRGGTDTLNLSGISPSHITSINGMSLAAFNPLSGSTTNQAVFGGTAFDYINLADGREIYLQGIERLRFTDSSTFELEVRTNDTFFGSQWNLHISDVSSAWRFTQGTSNVLLASLDTGILTAAGAAGGIADISTNRLITDPSDDDNFNNYGHGHSAISIMSATANNASGISGINWNSSVYVNDVYRGVSLQQAIRDTISYARARNQKVVFQGGIQGNWFNSGGTREQLEQLIRDNSDVAIFAIAAGNGGPGGNLSDPSYLTSVSGVAQLETTHNNVISVGALRNTSATTTINGLTNAVSVNIASYSNRGSNLTLMAATDSPAMDKLGNMRFFGGTSGANPNVAGIASLVWSVNSTLSGGQVRQILIDTAMDLGTPGRNNTFGYGLVNADAAVRRASALQRSSDLASLYSGRSIFV comes from the coding sequence ATGTCGTACAACTTAAAGCTATTAGAAAGCTTTAGCTCAAATATTCCTAATAGTTCTCTTACTTCAGAGCCAAACTTATCAGTAATATCGCCCAGTACGACTTCAGAACTGGCTGAGCCATTGATCCGTGCCAATAATAGATCGAGTCGTTCTGTAACTTATTCTCCTACTGACCTCACCAATCCAATCGAGGCAAGCGCCTTTCACAATAATGATTTATTAACTCAGATGAGTGTCAGTCAGGAAGTTCAAGAAATTCCACATTCAACATTTGATAATTATCTATATGCTACAAGTTACCCGCCAGACGGTAGTAGCAATCCATTAAGCACTACAAGCATTAATCCTATTTTTACTAACTTTAGTGTCTTTGATGCTTCTGGAGATAATACTGCCACTAGTGTTTTTGAAAGTGGAGCTTTACGCCTCAGCTATAACTTAGCAAACGCAGTTTCTTTATCAAATGTCCGCTTAGAGGTACTAAGAAGCGATCGCGTTGTCTCGACTCTAGGATCTTGGAATCAAGCTAATTTATCTAATGAGTTAATAAACCTTGCCAGCTTTTCCAACTTTACTGGAGGAATTTATCAACTGCGTGCAATTGTTCGCACTAGTAATGGTCAAGAGTTTTCTTCTGCGTCTCAAGCAATGAAGGTACTGTCTTGGAATCGGACTAATGGCACTTTTGCAGGTGAAACCATAAACTACACAGCAGAGTTGGGCACAGGTGCCGTCATTATAGGACGAGGTGGTACAGACACGTTGAATCTGTCTGGAATTTCTCCCTCTCATATCACAAGTATCAATGGCATGAGCCTTGCTGCTTTTAATCCATTGTCTGGCTCAACGACTAACCAAGCAGTTTTTGGAGGGACAGCCTTCGATTACATAAATCTTGCTGATGGTCGAGAAATTTACTTGCAAGGTATTGAGAGACTGCGCTTTACGGACTCCTCAACCTTTGAACTGGAAGTACGCACTAACGATACCTTCTTTGGCTCTCAATGGAACCTACACATATCTGATGTAAGTAGCGCATGGCGCTTTACTCAAGGAACTAGCAACGTCTTACTAGCTTCTTTAGATACAGGGATTTTAACAGCAGCTGGTGCTGCTGGAGGCATTGCTGATATTTCAACAAATCGCTTGATTACTGATCCTAGTGATGATGACAACTTCAACAATTACGGACATGGACATTCTGCGATTAGTATCATGTCTGCAACTGCCAACAATGCCTCTGGTATTTCAGGAATTAACTGGAATAGCAGTGTGTATGTAAACGATGTATATCGAGGTGTATCTCTACAGCAAGCAATTAGAGATACGATTAGCTATGCGCGGGCTAGGAATCAAAAAGTAGTTTTCCAAGGTGGAATTCAAGGTAATTGGTTTAATAGTGGCGGTACGCGAGAGCAACTTGAACAATTAATTCGAGATAATTCTGATGTTGCTATCTTTGCTATTGCAGCGGGTAATGGTGGTCCTGGTGGAAATCTTTCTGATCCTAGCTATTTAACTAGTGTAAGCGGCGTTGCTCAATTAGAAACGACGCATAATAATGTAATTTCTGTTGGAGCACTTAGGAACACAAGTGCTACGACGACAATTAATGGTTTGACAAATGCTGTCTCAGTAAATATTGCTAGTTACTCTAACCGTGGTTCTAATTTGACACTCATGGCAGCGACAGATTCTCCAGCAATGGACAAGTTGGGTAATATGCGCTTTTTCGGTGGAACATCGGGTGCTAATCCTAATGTGGCTGGAATTGCTTCCTTAGTATGGAGTGTTAATTCAACCTTGTCAGGAGGACAAGTACGTCAAATCTTAATAGACACAGCAATGGACTTAGGAACGCCTGGTAGAAATAATACTTTTGGTTATGGATTAGTCAATGCTGACGCTGCGGTGCGTCGCGCATCAGCACTACAGCGTAGTTCTGACTTAGCTAGTCTTTATTCCGGTCGTTCGATATTTGTGTAA